The sequence TCCCTGCCATTTTCCAGAAGGGGAACAGAGCTGAGTGCAAACAGCCCAGGTAGATTTTAGAGTGTCTTGGGATAGCTTCTTGGTCCAGCTGCCAGATGGGCCAACAGAGGTAACAAACCTGGATCTGATACCTGCATGCCAGAAAGAGCTGGTCAGGGATGTGATGATCCGTGTCAGCCCTGGCTGTCATGACCCTGAAAAAGTGGGGTCCCAGATCCCAAGGGtgtgaggaaggaaataaaagacttTTAGTGGGGATCCCAGGTGAGCAGCACACAAGTGCAGAACAGTGGTTGGACACCTCACGAGTTCTGTGCAGGGCTGAGGAGGTAATGAGGCCCTGGGCTGGTCCTCTGGTGGTCCAGTGGAAGAGATGGCAGCCCTAGATAGCTGAGAGGACAAGGACCTCAGGTCTGTTGGTGGAGGTCCCAGCCACCCAGAGCCCTCAGCTATTCCCACTACAAGCTGTCCAATGTTTTGCATGTCTGTGCTTGTTTCTCTGCAGATAACTCATGTCACTTCAGAATAAGTGATAATACACCTTTCTCCATTaattttctcccagttttggaaggagagagagatgttATAGGGAAGGTTTATATGATTTAGCTAACTGCCAAGGGACAGCTCCCAGGTTAGTGACGAAGGCACAAAGGAAGGCAACATTTTGGCAGTATACACCGACAAAATGCCAATGCCTATATTCCCAATCTCTGAAGTTCTAATGAATGCTAACCTGGAACCTCTGGCACCTCAAATGTCAAATGGtgtttgcatttgaaaactcactgctcttctctgcctCCTGTAATTACTGTGGGAGCTTAGCCTAGAGTATTTTGTACATATCTGAACAGAGGCGAGAGAAATCCCAAATTGTGTGGGTTTGTGGCTGATATGGAAGTTCTGGGCCCCATTTCAGCCCTAGGTCATTGAACTCAGAATGAGATGCATCAGTTGACTCACTGTGATCACTTCCCTCAGCTTGGGAAAATGTGATTCCTGTCAGTCACATTCTGGGTGTCTTACCTAAAAGTGGAAGAGGACAAGGTGATTCTTTGATGAAACTTCTCCTGACAGAGGAATGACACTGCTGAAGTAAGTGTCTCTCCCCTGCTGAGAGAGCGAACATCAGGGATTGCTTCAGCCTGATTCAAAATCAGTTCCCTGGAGTTCCCTCGTGTCAAGAGCTCCCTgcgctgctgagctgggccgggctcctgggcccaagggagctcctggcaagcgggcagcgctgcagagagacagctctgcccacgagcagctcctctgcacagcacagcagggctgggggcactgcctgcaggggACAAGGGCGgctgagagaagggagggagatgtTAAAGGCAGTGTGGAGGGGGCTGCTGAGAGCTCACTGCGGGAGAAATCTTCACAGCTGTAACATGGAGCTCTAACATGGTAAGGGTCTGTGAGACAGCAGGCATACAGTATCCTAGAGGGTTCTTCTATAGCTGCCACTTCCCACGGCCGATAGAAGAAGTCACAGAGGCTTGCTGGCTTCTATGTGGAGGACAGGGATGTTCCCTGGATCAATAATTACGTACCTAAGCTGTCAGAAGGGCAGGAGATGAGGGTTCCTTCTCGCGGGCTGGCCGCAGGCTGCACAGccggggtgcaggcaggggtgccagggctgtggtgcagagcagggtccctgctgtgcccaggggctgtgtgccGGGGCAGGGCCTCTGCGCCTGCCAGGCTCATCActcagcctgcccagggagctgcccagggtgctgcagggagaagctgcGGTGGAAGGAGCCCCCAcagagggcagggcagggcagggtcctgctgaTGGTGGGAGTCTACTTcctgggtgtcctggtttcagctaggatagagttacttttcctcctagtagctcgtagggtgctatgttttggattaggatgagaatagtgttgataacacactgatgttttaattgttgcagagcagtgcttacactaagccaaggacttttcagcttcttgctctgccctgccagcaagcaggctaggggtgcagcaggagctgggaggggacacatccaggacagctgacccaaactggccaaaggagTATTCCATACCactgatgtcatgctaaacaacatataggggtggctagccggggtgggggggctggtTGCTCGGGGATAGTCTGGACATCGGTCAGGGTGTACAGCATTgtacatcacttgttttgtacacattattattagcagtgctattatcattattattattattttccctgtcttaataaactgtctttatctcaattttcctgtttctctcccccatcccagagagggagggcgGAGGATGAGCAGatagctgtgtggtgcttagatgtcagctgggttaaaccacagcgCTGGGGAGGCTGCTCACAGCTCCACAGAACCCCCACGGCATCTCTGGGGGTTCTATTGTTAAGGAAGACCAAGGCAGGGGCTACCTGAAGGGAAGGCACTCTCAGAACCCTGCTTTCACTTTCCTGCCATGAGGGACAGTTATGAGGATGATAAGGTTATCAGGTTTTTAGAAGGGACTGAAGATCCTAGAACCTTACAGTGAAATAGATTTGTATGTTTGTGAGAACCTCCTAATTTCCCTTAACACCTGTACAGATAGCACAGGTTGTCAGCAAAATGGGCACCTGAAATCCGCTCTGGTGCTTTACCAGATACTATGAGGCAGTACTGACTGCTCCTGAGTCCACAAGGATCTACCTGGTCCCTATGGAACTCTTAAGCAGCAAAAACCAGAGCTCCAGGAAGGAGTACATCCTCCTCACAAGTAAGTGACACTGTGTCTTTCTGAGGagctttctttgaaatacaAGTTACGCTCAGAGAAGTCTAAATTGTCATTGTCTGTTCCTCCACAGACAGGTCCACATGTGCAGAGGCATCAAATGTCCAACAGGAGCTTCCCCACTGAGGTTCTCCTCCTGCCATTCGCAGACAAGCgtgagctgcagctcctgcacttcgggctcttcctgggcatctacctggctgccctcctgggcaacggcctcatcctcacagccgtagcctgcgaccaccgcctccacacccccatgtacttcttccttcctcaacctcgccctcctcgacctggcTACTATCTCCACCACTGTCCCCAAAGCTATGGCCAATTCCCTCTGCGATACACACTAGGCCATTTCCTATGCAGGCTTGTGCTACCCAGgtcttttctttgttgtttttgtcacAGCAGAGGTTTTTCTCCTCACATCATGGCCTTATGAccgctacgttgccatctgcaaaccCCTGCACTACGGGACAATAATGGACAGCAGAACTTGTGTCaacatggcagcagctgcctggggcagtaCTTTTCTCTATGCTGTGCTGCACACTGCCAAtaccttttccctccccctctgccaaggcaatgccctggaccagttcttctgtgaaattccccagatcctcaagctctcctgctcagacgCCTACCTCAGAGAAGTTGGGCTTCTTGTGAGTAGTGCTGTTTTAGCatttgggtgttttgttttccttgtgctgtcttatgtgcagatcttcagggctgtgctgaggatcccctctgagcagggccagcacaaagccttttccatgtgcctccctcacctggccgtgGCTTCCCTGTTCATTAGCAATGGCACATTTGCCTACCTAAAATCCCTCCTAAATGTCCTCCTCATCCCTGAAACTTTTGCTGGCAGTTCTGTACTCGGTGGTGCCTTCCACactgaaccccctcatctacagcatgaggaaccaggagctcaaGGATGCAGTGTGGAAAGTGATAACTGGAGgtttttcagaagcaataaaCTGCCTGTCTTGTGCATAACACACATAATGTAACTCATTACTGACTCATTTGATACTTCTTTATATGTTTggtatatatatgtgtgtgatTATTCAAGCTCTCtgtgtatttaaattaaagaaaggaaCCTTCAGTGACTTGCTGCCCTGGGATCCTTCCACAGGATGTTGTGGAGCTGCAGGGTCACTTGGCTGTGCATAGAGGTGGAGGGAAAAatagtgctggcacagcagcagtgtcagggcagggacaggccAGGGGCACTTCTCTAACACAGCTGGCTCCGTACCAGCATCTCCAGCATAAAGTGGATCTGCTCAGGGCATTGCCTGAAGGCTCAGCTTTTCTCCCAGAGTTTCTCTCATGGATATTGCAAAGGAATGGACTTGAAGGAGGCtccttgctttgcttgtttCTCTGTGGATTCCAGGGCATGAGATCAGAGTCCCAGAATCATCTTTTAGGCAGGGAGGGCTGATTGCACTCCTGCCTGTTGGTGCCCAGCATTCATGGAGATGGTGAATTCACCTGCCTGTGCCCACAGCATGCAAGAGGGCTGATGGCAGGCAGGTGTCTCCCTGGAGtgaagcaggagctgccaggagaGCCACGGGAACTGGGAAGGACCATGTGCTCCTGGGACTCAGCAGTGCATGGAGCCCACACAGTACGAGCGTGTCCAAGGTGGAGCCACCCAGCGATAAATTGCTAAATCTGGGTAGGAACAGGCAAATTAGAGCTCTGCAACTCCAGGGAACACAGCAAACATAGGGGAAACAGTCTGCTGAATAAGTTCACAGAATTGCAGAGTCACAGAATGTTGGgagatggaagggaccttgaaagatcatctagcccaatCCCCCTGCTGAAGGTCACACAGGAATATGTCCTGGTGGGTTTTAAAtgtcttcagagaaggagactccacaacccccgtgggcagcctgtgccagtgctctgtcacccttaccGTAAAAAAGTTTCGTCTCATATTTAAgcggaacctcctatgttccagcgTGCACCCATTGCTCCTTATCCTATCATtagatgtcactgagaagagcttGGCTCCGTCTTCCTGACACTCActctttacatatttataaatgttaataaggtcacccctcagtccCCTCTTCTCCATGCTAAAGAGACCCCGCTCGCTCAGCCTCTTTTCATAAGGGTaatgctccactcccttaatcatccttgtggctctgAGCTGGACTTTCTTGAGCAATATTCcagatgtggtctcaccagggcagatggagggggggaaaaaaacctctctTGACCTACTAACCACAAGCCACTGGTGACCAGGGTTtttcttgcccagatgcaggactctacacttgccctcattatatttcattaagtttCCCTtgcccaactctccagcctgtctaggtctctctggatggcagcacaactTCTGGCATGCCAACCGCTCCTCCCACTTTTGTGTCATCACCAAACTTGCTGACAGAACACTCTAATCCCTCATCCAAGTTGTTGATGACTATATTGATTAGTACCTCTGGTGAAATTTCATAGACTGGATTGAGTGAATAACCCCAAAATATCTCCTGATATTGGAAATCAGTTGGACATGATGAcgcttgtgggtcccttccagcttgggtTATTGCATGAGTCTCTGACTCTGAAGAAGGCCGGCTATCTGTGCGCACCCTCCATGGCCAAAGAACCACTTGTGTGGGAGGCAGTCAGTGGCAGTGCCCCCCACCAGCTGGCTCTGCCTTCCCAGCCTgaccagcacagccctgcagagtgCCCCCACGGCCCCGCGCACCACAGCCCCCtcgctctgcagagcagcaccgcCAGCTcgggggctgtgggcagcatggagaggggctgcaggaatgGCTGCTCAGGCCAGCCCAGACGTGGTGGCCTGGGGCAAGGCTGTGTGGGACATGAGGTGTCccgggagcagagcagggcactgtgtgtgtgtgcagtggtGCTGCCTGAGGAGCCCCAGGGCCAGCAGtgttgtgctgtgctctgctggggaGCGGGACTGTCCTGGTGGGCTGGAGGCTGCATGGGAGTGGGGAATCTCCTGTAGATGGCGGGGCAGGGACACTGCCACTGCCCTCCACTTCTCCATTTGCTGCTTTGGGtccagcccagcctgggctgtTCTGCTGGGCtcggctgggctgggctgggaagagGACAGCGAGatgtggagagctggggaggacaTGGGCTGTGCTGGCCTcctgggagaggctggggggaaCCACAGAGATGTCTGGGCTTGGTCATTTTTCACTGGATATGGATATGACCAATGCTAATCAACATGACTTTCACACtaatttcttctctgcagagctctcaACATTCTCCTACAACATGTATTCAGTTCTTGATTCAGTTTTCCACATGGAAGTGGCCATTTCCTTCAGGATGCCCTTGAGTTACTAAAGGCTACATGGGGAAATGTGAGTCTGCATATGTGGAAGGCCTTCTGAAGCATGAGCTGGTTGGCAGGCAGAGTACCTGAGGGATTGTGCAGGGCATCCCCTGCACCCACTGCTCCTGGGTGGGCTGGGAAGAGGCCTCCTGAGCACAACAGCTCCTTGTAGCCCTGTGGGTGCTGgctgtgaggtcacttctgtcccAGCCCCTGGCTGGCCAACAGCAGGGAGGCAAAGCCTCTGAGGTCATAAAGGCCATCAGGATGCTGCCCCCAACAGGGTGACATGTTACGGGAGGCCAGGGGGAAGATGGGAGAATAATGGTGGGAAATctgggggagagaagaggggtTTGgctaacagaaaggaaagattttgaaGAATTAAGAGGGATTCAGGtaaggctgctgctgcaacaCTCACTGGGAAAACATTCATGTTAGACCACTGGTAATATTTCTAACCAGGAACCTTTAAACCTGGTGTTATACTTAATGCTATCCCTCATCCTGGAAGAAATCCATTGCTCTAATCCCCAAATTCAAATCCTAGCTTGAAGTCAAATCCCAGACACATTACCTGTTACCTTTAGTCTTAACCTATTGCTCACACTAATTCCTAGCCCTTATTCCCTAGCATTAAATTGCTAGCCTTTAGCACCACCCCTCCTTCCGTAATAAAAGCACATAATAAAATACTAACCAAAAATCTGGCCCATACCCTAGACACTGACTGTGTACTCAAAGCAGAACACCAAAGCCTCCCACTTAGCCTCTGCCCAATCCCTGAACCTGGACTGAAAGAACTAATCCCTAGACCCTAACCTGAACTCCTAATCCTCAAATGCCTCATTCCTGCTCTATTATCACAAAACTGAAGCAGTTTGGCTGCATGCTTCTGGGCAGAGCTTGAAACATCCTGCAGCAATCACTCGGTCttggaggaggaaggtgaggtGACATGGATCTGGTCAGGTCACAGGACTCAAGGAGGAGATGGGTGGGGATGCTCTGCTGAGGTCAGCTGTGCCTCAGGATCTCcggaggcagcaggaggcccATGGCTGTGCAGGTGGGTCAGGGCACTTCTGCCTGAGGGCCTGATAGGCCCCCTTCAGGCACATGGCTGGTGTACGAGGATGTCGTTTTAGCTGTCATAAGGAACTGAGGAGCCACTCACATGCAGCTAGTGTAAATCTTTATTTCAAAGTCAGTCCTGCACTAGTACCTAACAGAGCTTGCATATAGGTGTCTCCTGTCCATCACAGAAGCTGAAAGGCCATCATTAGGTACATGGCCTTAGAGGATGACAACAACCTTGCTTTTATTGCATTAGCTGCTGGGCTTCAAGGAGGGTGCCAGTTTGGGATGTTCTTATAGGGCGTCAACTGTGTTTGAGAACCTATGATTCCAGTAAGAAGCAATTGGCTTTGATGGGGACTGCGAGGTCACTTCTGCCTCTGGAGCTGATAAGCTAGCAGCAGGAGCATGGCTGGGCAAGGCACTGGGAGGTCCCATCTTTCTGAAGTGTCTGCCAGGTCATCCCtcacctcctggctgccagatGGGCTTTTAGGCTCACATCTCCCAGCATCTCTCACaggccagcagaaggcacctGGCTGGCATGGTGCTTGTGTGATGCCCTGTGGCATAATGACCACAAGaacaccagggttcttttaggatcagaaactgctactactttattgatgacataacttccttctctcttactgagggcctaacttcatctctcataAGGAGGCCATAACTTCATTCTCCTTGTTGCATCTccatattgaggacaggctcccttcttatactatttgccccacagcagtacttttccactaactattcattggccaaacaactttgcccagcaaccccaaacacccagcaacttccatgccttaagggctggagaacaagcaaccaGAGACGGCgaggtgtctcctgaatcacccttctttgttccctctagaccctttacattcctgatggcctcatcgttaagagtcccatgttatcaccaaccacggggcttgtcgacccccatggccacatTCCCACACTTGGTCTCTGACAGGTCACAATGCAACAATGAGCCATTATCTCCTGAACTGAAGGAGGAACAGATCCTTGTGGGGAGCAATCCTTGGGCCTATTCTTGGCACTGGTTTGGGAAGGAAAGCCCAGTCTTCAGGCATTGCACTGGGGTAATTCCATTTTATTAAAGAGATGTCATGAAAGAGTCTTCACTGACTCACAGTGTTAGATGCACATTTATACAGCCTCCATATGGGACGGAACAGTTTCATTCATTTATAGCAGGgggcggaggggaaggggagaaggggggaatGCAAACACTTATGTAGGAATGCAAGGCGCACAAGCACTaataatgacaacaacaacaacaacaacagcaacaacagcaataataataataataataataataataataaatgttggTAAAAGTTAACATGCCAACAGGTGTATAAGTAGTAAAACCAGTATTGCTGCTAACAATGCATACCATAAATGCTCTTTTGATCTAGAGATAGTAGTTAGGATAAATATTAGGGGTATCTGGGAGATTATTGCTAGGTGAATAAATGGTTTGGAAACTAAGGTAAATACCATTGAAATCCAATGTAATCAGTAAAGTATCTAAGTAACTGAAAAAGGGACCAATCAGATTAATAAAGGGGCTGTGATTATAGAAGATGGAATATACATTCATTCAATGAATATGAAGATAACTGATGATTATGAGTATATTATGCAAATGTGTGTTTCTAAGTAGTATAAATGTTTGTTGTGTGTGCAAATCGAACGAATTTAGATTTGGGCAGACATGCCCCTAGATTCCGGCGCCTAATaaaagcaccttcatataatcactCTGTGGTTATGTGTCTTTACGAATGCtaacaagaagaagaagaagaagaagaagaagaagaagaagaagaagaagaagaagaagaagaagaagaagaagaagaagaagaaagaagaaagaagaaagaagaagaaagaagaagcagcagcagcagcagcagcagcagcagcaaaacacagtCCTGGAAGGGGATGTACTGGGGTTCATTACTAGAGAGTGAAGGGATCTTTAtgagtactgaaaaaaaatccatgtcaTCACTTTCCACACTGCATCCTTGAGCacctggttcctcatgctgtagatgagggggttcagtgctggaggcaccaccaAGTACAGAACTGCCAGCAAAAGATTCAGGGATGAGGAAGAGATGGAGGAAggcttcaggtaggcaaatGTGACAGTAATAAGAAACAGGGAGACGACGGCAAGGTGAGGGAGGCATGTGGAAAAAGCTTTGTGCCGTCCCTGCTGTGAGGGGATCCTCAAcacagccctgaagatctgcacataagacagcacaaggaaaacaaaacacccaaataATAAACAAGCACTAACCACAAGAAGCCCAATTTCCTGGAGGTaggcatctgagcaggagagcttgaggatctggggaatttcacagaagaactggtccagggcattgccttggcagaCGGGAAGTGAAAACGTATTGGCAGTGTGCAGCACAGCATAGAGAAAagcactgccccaggcagctgctgccatgttGACACAAGTTCTGCTGGCCATTATTGTCCCGTAGTGCAGGGGTTTGCAGATGGCAACATAGCGGTCATAGGCCATGATGATGAGAAGACAAAACTCTGCTGTGacaaagacaacaaagaaaaagacctgGGTAGCACAACCTGCATAGGaaatggccctggtgtcccacagggaattggccatggctttgggaaCAGTGGTGGAGACTAAGCCCATGTCGAtgagggcgaggttgaggaggaagaagtacatgggggtgtggaggtgGTGGTTGCAGGCTACggctgtgaggatgaggccgttgcccaggagggcagccaggtagatggccaggaagagcccgaagtgcaggagctgcagcttggGTGTGTCTGCgaatggcaggaggaggaacttTGTGGGGAAGGTGCTGTTGGACATTTGCAGCCTCCGGGCATGGTTGCATGTCCATCgaagaaaagacagagacaTGTTAGAGAGACTTCTCTGAGCAAAAACTAAcccacatttcacagaaaacctCCTCACCAAGACTGCATCCTCATTGCATCTTCATCTGAAGAAGACTTGCTCCTGCCTGGAGCTCTGGGTTTCTCTGCCTAAGAGTGCCTCAGGGACCAGGCAGATCCTCTGTAGGCTCAGCAGGAGTCAGTAGTGCCCTACAGTATACGGTAAAGAAGACCAGGGATGGATCTCAGGCATCCACTGGCCAGAGACATCTCCCCATTTACAAGTGCTGAGAAGGACATCCAACAAGAAACAATGAAGGCGGTGTTGGTGCTGTCTGTAGTCTAAAGGGTGTGAAGTTGTGAGGTTCCTCAAAGACCTCCAAATCTCTTTCAGTGTAATGCTCTATGAGTTTCAGACCCTTCTACAGTCCTGATAACACCATTATCATCCCCCTGACAGCCCTCCAAAACAGgaagctgaaagcagagaacTCAAAGAGTGccttcccttcaggtactgCAGGTTTTGGTCTTCCCTCTCAAGAATCTCCCCTGGAGATGCCCTGGCGGTGCTGTGGAGCTCTGAGCAgccttccccaggcagcagccccctgccagcagcaggaccctgccctgccctgctctgcaggggggACTCCTTCCACCCACAATTTCCCCCCGCAGCGCCCTGGGCATCTCCCCGGGCAAGCTGAGagctgagcctggcaggcggCAGAGCCCCTGCCCCGGCAtacagcccctggggcacagcagggaccctgctctgcaccacagccctggccacccctgcctgcaccccggCTGCACAACCTGCAGCCGGCCCCTCTAGCAGGAAACCTCAAGTCCTGTCCCTCTGACAGCTTTGGCAGGTAATTTTGTATCCAGGGAACATCCCTCTCCTCTACACTAGGGAAGCCAGCACAGACCCTGTAATATGTCCTACCGGCCGTGGGAAGTGGCAGCTGTAGGAGAACCCTCTAGGATATTGCATTTCCTGCCCTCACACAGACACTTACCATGTTAGAGGTGTGAAGATTTCTCCCGCAGTGAGCTCTCAGCATCCCCCCTTCTCACTGCCTTTAACgtctccctcccttctctcagcTACCCTTGTcccctgcaggcagtgcccccagccctgctgcactgtgcagaggagcggctcctgggcagagctgtctctctgcagcgctgcccgcttgccaggagctccccttgggcccaggaacccggcccagctcagcagcacagggagctctTGACAAGTCCCTGGGCTTCCAGGGGAATCGGCTTTGAATCAAACTGATGCAATCActgttcttccttctctccactAGAGAGAGACACCTATTTCCAGTGCTATCTCTTCTCCTAAATCACAATAGGAGTTCCTTATGGGAATCatcttttcctgtccttttatTAGTTAGGACACCCACAGATTGACAGACAGCTGTATTCCATTTCTTCCAAGCACTTGTTAATATTCAGGAGAAGCAATCTTTTTCACAGCAAATGATATCCCTCTGTCTACACAGACTACACAACCAATTGTTGGCCAGAAggctcatagaatcatagaacttttggggttggaagggaccttaaggtCTAATTTCAGTCACTGTGAAATGAGCAGATtcacctcccactagatcaggttgctcaaggtCCCAACCAACCTGACCTTGGACACTACCACGGATGAGGCatccaccacttctctgggcaacctgttccagggcctcgcCACCTACTgcgtgaagaatttcttctttagacctgatctaaatctactctcttcTAGCTTAAAAgcactgccccttgtcctatcactacactccctgatacAGTCTCTCCAGATATTTCTCCTATGTCTCTCCCCCTGTTCTGTCAAgaatggggagggagagagtggctgtgtggtgcttggctACCTCCTGGGGATAAAGCACAACACAGCCAGGGACACAAACCTGACCAACAAGTGATAACGGAGGCAGTGAGGGAGCCAGTCCTGATCAGTCACACTGACTGGTGAGAGcatgggagagagagaaaatgtttcttccagCAAGGTTATCTGTCCAGGAACCTTGTCATTTGGGAAACCAAGGGAAAGGGGGGAATACTGCTAACAGGGgatgtcctatgaggagaggctgaggacactttgggttgtctagtctggagaaaagaagtaTGAGGGGCAACCTCATTGCTCTCAGCCACTGTCTTAGGAGGGcaagtggagagggaggtgatgaTCTTTTCTCCCTGGTAACAGATCACAGAACATGTGGGAATGGCTCATAGATGCACCAGGGGATATTCCGAGTGGACagcaggaaacattttctgtactgtgagggtggtcaaacactggaacaggcttccttgAGACCTGCTTGTAGTTCcaggcctgtcagtgttcaagaagcatttggacattgccctcattaatatgctgtagctttatttttagccctgaagaggtcaggcagttggactagatgatattgaaggtcccttccaaccttcttctctct comes from Cygnus olor isolate bCygOlo1 chromosome 31, bCygOlo1.pri.v2, whole genome shotgun sequence and encodes:
- the LOC121062540 gene encoding olfactory receptor 14I1-like produces the protein MSNSTFPTKFLLLPFADTPKLQLLHFGLFLAIYLAALLGNGLILTAVACNHHLHTPMYFFLLNLALIDMGLVSTTVPKAMANSLWDTRAISYAGCATQVFFFVVFVTAEFCLLIIMAYDRYVAICKPLHYGTIMASRTCVNMAAAAWGSAFLYAVLHTANTFSLPVCQGNALDQFFCEIPQILKLSCSDAYLQEIGLLVVSACLLFGCFVFLVLSYVQIFRAVLRIPSQQGRHKAFSTCLPHLAVVSLFLITVTFAYLKPSSISSSSLNLLLAVLYLVVPPALNPLIYSMRNQVLKDAVWKVMTWIFFQYS